A genomic region of Enterococcus sp. 12C11_DIV0727 contains the following coding sequences:
- a CDS encoding AEC family transporter: protein MREILLQAIGFCFVIFLGYLMKRIGLLSKADGGTLSVIIVNITLPATVIVSLASVDVSGTLFFLLIMGIILNILVILIGGRVSKKQAILERKFQMYSMSGYNIGNFSLPFIQGFYPLAVPFLLMFDIGNSVMLTGGSTLLIDKVVGSKEEITFKRIVLSLFKSAPFTAYMGMLLLRIIQVGLPLELISILEMIAKANGFLSMFMIGLYFELRLPKKAMRLVKEALVWRYLCGVAFALLFAFVLPLDPLLRIVLVVLSVAPMPTFSVINSVKAGIPEETVGFTSSASILISLILMTVIMMLMG, encoded by the coding sequence GTGAGAGAAATTTTGTTACAGGCAATCGGCTTTTGTTTCGTGATTTTTTTAGGCTACTTGATGAAACGGATTGGTTTGTTAAGTAAAGCAGATGGCGGAACATTATCTGTTATTATTGTAAATATCACATTGCCGGCAACAGTTATTGTGAGTTTAGCAAGTGTAGATGTTTCCGGAACGTTATTTTTTTTATTGATAATGGGGATCATCTTAAATATCTTAGTTATTTTGATTGGTGGGCGAGTAAGTAAAAAACAAGCTATTTTAGAACGGAAATTTCAAATGTATTCCATGTCGGGCTATAATATTGGAAACTTCAGTTTGCCTTTTATCCAAGGATTTTACCCTTTGGCAGTACCATTTCTTTTGATGTTCGATATTGGAAATAGTGTCATGTTGACAGGCGGTAGTACGTTGTTGATTGATAAAGTTGTTGGATCCAAAGAGGAGATAACGTTTAAAAGAATTGTATTATCGTTGTTTAAATCAGCGCCTTTTACAGCGTATATGGGTATGTTGTTGCTTAGGATTATACAGGTTGGATTGCCGCTAGAGTTGATAAGCATACTAGAAATGATTGCCAAAGCAAACGGCTTTTTGTCGATGTTTATGATTGGGTTGTATTTTGAATTGAGATTGCCTAAGAAAGCGATGCGATTAGTGAAAGAAGCGTTAGTTTGGCGCTATTTATGTGGAGTGGCATTTGCATTATTATTTGCTTTTGTGTTGCCATTGGATCCGTTATTACGGATTGTGTTAGTTGTATTGAGTGTAGCACCGATGCCGACTTTTTCAGTGATTAATAGTGTAAAAGCAGGGATACCAGAAGAAACAGTTGGATTTACATCCTCTGCAAGTATTTTGATCAGTTTGATATTGATGACGGTCATCATGATGTTGATGGGATGA
- a CDS encoding UDP-N-acetylmuramoyl-L-alanyl-D-glutamate--L-lysine ligase, with translation MTISLKKIRECLIKEHLLKEFVSEQGWLLTPPASMNDKTFSTLSYDSRTVSADTLFFCKGLNFKADYLEKAVASGLEVYVAEQPYEVPAALGIIVTDIKKAMSILSMTFYDYPQNKLKLIGFTGTKGKTTAAYFTKFILDQATNKKTAMLSTMNSTLDGQTFFKSHLTTPESLDLYRMMAEAVQYNMTHFIMEVSSQAYKTNRVYGLFFDVGIFLNITPDHISPIEHPTFDDYFYCKRQLITHSKTMILNHDSDHFQLLKETAELHSVPYIVYGDHFSSDTDYVYQKSADDSLSFSIEAKNDSLAVSGAYHLRLGGDFNKGNALSAALASALVGATRDDCQQGISDTTVPGRMELLTNKNGAKVYVDYAHNYDSLKNLLTFVKAEHPKGRLLVVIGSTGNKAISRRKDFGTVLSELADCAILTTDDPADENPITICEEIQSYITTDIPVEIIADRSEAIERALAMSQGEDAVVLAGKGADLYQKVGGEDTPYDGDFYIAERLILS, from the coding sequence ATGACTATTTCTTTAAAAAAAATCCGTGAATGCTTGATTAAAGAGCATCTTTTAAAAGAATTCGTTTCAGAACAAGGTTGGCTGTTAACACCCCCTGCCTCAATGAACGATAAAACATTTTCTACACTATCATATGATTCCCGTACTGTAAGTGCTGATACACTTTTTTTCTGTAAAGGACTCAATTTTAAAGCAGACTATTTGGAAAAAGCAGTTGCTTCCGGACTTGAGGTTTATGTAGCAGAACAGCCCTATGAAGTCCCCGCTGCATTAGGAATTATTGTAACAGATATAAAAAAAGCAATGTCGATTTTAAGCATGACTTTTTATGACTATCCCCAAAATAAATTAAAGCTAATTGGTTTTACTGGGACAAAAGGAAAAACAACTGCTGCTTACTTTACTAAATTCATTTTAGATCAGGCAACAAATAAGAAAACTGCGATGTTGTCCACAATGAATTCAACTTTAGATGGCCAGACTTTTTTCAAATCACATTTAACTACGCCTGAATCTCTTGATCTTTATCGCATGATGGCTGAAGCGGTTCAATATAATATGACCCACTTCATTATGGAGGTGTCGTCGCAAGCCTATAAAACAAATCGGGTATATGGTCTATTTTTCGATGTCGGTATTTTTCTAAACATCACACCTGACCATATAAGCCCAATCGAGCATCCAACGTTTGATGATTATTTTTACTGCAAACGTCAATTGATCACCCATTCAAAAACAATGATTTTGAATCACGACTCTGATCATTTCCAATTATTGAAAGAAACGGCTGAATTGCATAGCGTTCCCTATATTGTCTATGGCGATCACTTTTCATCAGATACTGATTATGTCTATCAAAAAAGTGCAGATGATTCACTTTCTTTCTCAATCGAAGCAAAAAATGATTCGTTAGCTGTGTCTGGTGCCTATCACTTGCGCTTAGGTGGCGATTTCAATAAAGGAAATGCATTAAGTGCTGCGTTAGCTAGCGCTTTGGTTGGCGCCACACGCGACGATTGCCAACAAGGAATCAGCGACACAACCGTTCCTGGCCGAATGGAATTGTTAACAAATAAAAATGGTGCAAAAGTCTATGTTGATTATGCACACAATTATGACAGTTTAAAGAATCTTTTGACTTTTGTCAAAGCAGAACATCCTAAGGGTCGTTTACTTGTTGTTATCGGCAGTACTGGAAACAAAGCTATTTCTCGACGTAAAGATTTTGGTACTGTTTTATCTGAATTAGCTGATTGTGCCATTCTAACGACGGATGATCCTGCTGATGAAAATCCAATTACGATATGTGAAGAAATCCAGTCTTATATCACAACAGATATTCCAGTCGAAATAATCGCCGATCGAAGTGAAGCGATCGAAAGGGCTCTTGCCATGAGCCAAGGAGAAGACGCCGTCGTTTTGGCTGGAAAAGGTGCTGACTTGTATCAAAAAGTCGGCGGAGAAGACACGCCGTATGACGGGGATTTCTACATTGCAGAACGCTTGATTTTAAGTTAA
- a CDS encoding putative polysaccharide biosynthesis protein has protein sequence MINQPNLADQPILTNQEKMVKGSAWMTASNIISRLLGAVYIIPWYAWMGEHANEANSLSSMGYTVYALFLLISTAGIPAAIAKQTSYYNSLNEYKISRQLFYKALQLMAILGAISAIIMYLAAPLLAKWSGGGEELIPTMRALSLAVLIFPCMSVVRGYFQGNQDMMPFALSQIVEQVARVFYMLLTAFIIMKVFKGDYVDAVTQSTLAAFIGMLASFIVLFFYIRKQKPMFDYLEAHSANEHEASTRDLLTETLKEAIPFIIVGSGVTVFKLVDQFTFSNFMNTFTTYSGSQLRTLFAIFNANPDKLTMVVIALATSISATGLPLITEAITLKKYRDLSKLISNNLQLFMFVMLPATFGMIVLAKPLYTMFYAPDDLGVSVLIQACFAGLFMGLYMLSSTMLMGMYENKAAIKYFGLGLVLKLIVQYPSVRLFEVYGPLIATMIGFTLSCVLIMRKIKKVSHFNFGLTLRRGLLIFLITLVMMIGAIIMRQFLYLFLDPTRKFQSFVIIMIVAAFGGAIYGYITLKLRLADKLLGASVGKIRRKLKIK, from the coding sequence ATGATAAATCAACCAAATCTTGCTGATCAACCTATCTTGACGAACCAAGAAAAAATGGTTAAAGGTTCTGCTTGGATGACAGCTAGTAATATAATTTCTCGTTTGTTGGGTGCAGTCTATATTATTCCATGGTATGCATGGATGGGAGAACACGCCAACGAAGCAAATAGTTTATCCTCTATGGGGTATACTGTGTATGCTCTCTTTTTATTAATCTCTACAGCGGGTATTCCTGCTGCGATTGCTAAACAAACTTCTTACTATAATTCACTAAATGAATATAAAATCAGCAGACAGCTTTTTTATAAAGCCCTTCAATTAATGGCTATTTTAGGAGCGATTTCTGCAATTATAATGTACCTTGCAGCACCATTGTTGGCAAAATGGTCTGGTGGTGGGGAAGAATTGATCCCGACCATGCGTGCATTGAGTTTAGCGGTTTTGATTTTTCCTTGTATGAGCGTTGTACGTGGTTATTTCCAAGGAAACCAAGATATGATGCCATTTGCGTTATCACAAATCGTTGAACAAGTCGCACGTGTTTTCTATATGTTATTGACAGCATTTATTATCATGAAAGTATTTAAAGGTGATTATGTTGATGCAGTGACACAATCGACTTTGGCAGCGTTTATCGGTATGTTAGCTAGTTTTATAGTATTATTTTTCTACATCCGTAAGCAAAAACCAATGTTTGATTATCTTGAAGCACATAGTGCAAATGAACATGAAGCATCAACGCGTGATTTGTTAACAGAAACGTTAAAAGAAGCGATTCCGTTTATTATAGTTGGTTCAGGTGTAACAGTCTTTAAATTAGTCGATCAATTTACTTTTTCTAACTTTATGAACACATTTACGACTTATTCTGGTAGTCAATTACGGACGTTATTTGCGATTTTTAATGCGAATCCGGATAAATTAACAATGGTCGTGATTGCTTTAGCAACATCAATTTCAGCAACAGGACTTCCTTTGATCACTGAAGCGATTACGTTGAAAAAATACCGAGACTTATCGAAATTGATTAGTAACAATCTACAATTATTTATGTTTGTGATGTTGCCAGCAACATTCGGAATGATCGTCTTGGCAAAACCGCTTTATACAATGTTTTATGCTCCAGATGATTTAGGTGTATCAGTCTTGATCCAGGCATGTTTTGCTGGTCTGTTTATGGGGCTTTATATGTTGTCTTCAACAATGTTGATGGGGATGTATGAAAATAAAGCAGCAATCAAATATTTTGGACTTGGTTTAGTCTTGAAGTTAATTGTGCAATATCCAAGCGTACGTCTTTTTGAAGTGTATGGTCCATTGATTGCTACAATGATCGGTTTCACATTATCTTGTGTCCTAATCATGAGAAAAATCAAAAAGGTCAGTCACTTTAATTTTGGGTTGACGTTACGACGTGGTTTGTTGATTTTCTTGATCACCTTAGTTATGATGATCGGGGCAATCATTATGAGACAATTCTTGTATCTATTTTTAGATCCAACACGTAAGTTCCAATCTTTTGTGATCATTATGATCGTAGCAGCCTTTGGTGGCGCGATATATGGGTATATCACATTAAAACTACGTTTAGCCGATAAATTATTAGGTGCTAGCGTTGGAAAAATTCGCCGTAAATTAAAAATAAAATAG
- a CDS encoding pseudouridine synthase, with translation MRLDKFLAETGVGSRKEAKQLLKKGLVTVNGQVIKEAKTQVDEVQDIIELAGEELTYQQYYYYMLHKPQGVISATEDKWDQTVVDLLKDEDYREDLFPVGRLDKDTEGLLLLTNDGQLAHQLLSPKKHVDKEYFAIVQGLVTNDDILQFADGFALTNKELVKPSELMIEAINEEEKRSEIRLIIQEGKFHQVKRMFEAIDKKVVYLKRLRMGNLWLDEELELGEYRALTESELEGLKTNN, from the coding sequence ATGCGTTTAGATAAATTCCTTGCAGAAACAGGTGTTGGCAGCCGAAAAGAAGCCAAACAGTTATTGAAAAAAGGGCTAGTAACAGTTAATGGTCAAGTTATCAAAGAGGCTAAAACACAAGTGGATGAAGTGCAAGATATCATTGAACTTGCTGGTGAAGAATTAACCTATCAACAGTATTACTATTACATGTTGCATAAACCTCAGGGCGTGATTTCAGCAACTGAGGACAAATGGGATCAAACAGTGGTAGATTTACTAAAAGATGAAGATTATCGGGAGGATTTATTTCCAGTTGGGCGCCTAGATAAAGATACAGAGGGCTTATTGTTGTTGACCAACGATGGACAATTAGCACATCAATTACTATCCCCTAAAAAACATGTCGATAAAGAATACTTCGCAATCGTTCAAGGGCTTGTAACGAATGATGATATTCTTCAATTTGCAGATGGCTTTGCATTGACCAACAAAGAATTAGTCAAACCAAGTGAACTAATGATTGAGGCTATAAATGAAGAAGAGAAACGCTCAGAAATTCGTTTGATCATCCAAGAAGGAAAGTTTCATCAAGTAAAACGCATGTTTGAAGCGATAGATAAAAAGGTTGTCTACTTAAAAAGATTGCGTATGGGGAATTTATGGTTGGATGAAGAACTGGAACTTGGAGAATATAGAGCGTTAACTGAATCAGAACTTGAAGGATTAAAAACGAACAACTAG
- a CDS encoding ABC transporter ATP-binding protein, whose amino-acid sequence MNAIELKGLTKLYKKQPAIDQVELSVEKGEIYGFIGPNGAGKSTTIKTMLNFIYPDHGTATLLGLDSIKEVKEIRKRTGYVSSDVRFYPNMTTLEVLKYIAAFHQVKESKKQIAYFIELFDIDAKKKMFELSLGNKKKIAITAGILPNPELLILDEPTNGLDPLMQHRLFEELEKYNQQGMTIFLSSHDLNEVQQHAHRAAFIREGKIITVQDITKEKSLGKVITLIGDHIPLSLFEKMGAAILKHQGNETRLLFEGDLREILPLLADASIQDFTVTNPELEDQFMALYEGGVVK is encoded by the coding sequence ATGAATGCTATTGAACTCAAAGGATTAACGAAATTATATAAAAAACAACCAGCTATCGATCAAGTAGAATTGTCTGTAGAAAAAGGGGAAATCTACGGTTTCATCGGTCCAAACGGTGCAGGAAAATCAACGACGATTAAAACCATGCTGAATTTTATTTATCCAGATCATGGAACCGCTACGTTACTTGGATTAGATAGTATCAAAGAAGTAAAAGAAATTCGTAAGCGGACGGGATATGTCTCTAGTGATGTTCGTTTTTATCCTAATATGACTACTCTTGAAGTACTTAAATATATCGCTGCGTTTCATCAAGTAAAAGAAAGCAAAAAGCAAATTGCTTATTTTATTGAGTTATTTGATATTGATGCGAAGAAGAAAATGTTTGAATTATCTTTAGGAAATAAAAAGAAAATCGCGATAACAGCAGGAATTTTACCTAATCCAGAATTGTTGATTTTAGATGAACCAACGAACGGGTTAGATCCATTGATGCAACATCGTTTATTTGAAGAGTTGGAAAAATACAATCAACAAGGGATGACGATCTTTTTATCTAGCCACGATTTAAACGAAGTTCAACAGCATGCACATCGAGCCGCCTTTATTCGTGAAGGGAAAATCATCACTGTTCAAGATATTACAAAAGAAAAATCTCTAGGTAAAGTGATTACATTGATCGGCGACCACATTCCATTATCTTTATTTGAAAAAATGGGCGCAGCAATTTTAAAACATCAAGGAAATGAGACTCGTTTATTGTTCGAAGGAGATTTACGAGAAATTTTACCCTTATTAGCAGATGCGTCGATTCAAGATTTTACGGTTACAAACCCAGAACTGGAAGATCAGTTTATGGCGTTGTATGAAGGAGGGGTAGTGAAATGA
- a CDS encoding ABC transporter permease subunit: MITAKIESKGLIKGLIIWTILFAVIIFGFSAVYPQMHSSAMEDLLGAKLDGLSPALLKTFNISVNGQASFLVAAGFFAYYFQYMFLAASIYAMMLGSQALIKEETDGTIEFLYAQPVTRREIVTSKVGVNLLILAIFWLCSFGVSLGSTLLYRQSTDSVATITKEISKIFMQESLILLFFLALGFFVSTFLKSSKQSTSVSLGIVFGFYLIGIFSDLNDSFSWAKTISPTHMGIPSNLLDKGLSRGNVLLLSVLILLFLGGTYMVYQRKDLKV; this comes from the coding sequence ATGATCACAGCTAAAATCGAAAGCAAAGGACTCATTAAAGGATTAATCATTTGGACGATCTTATTTGCTGTGATAATTTTTGGCTTCAGCGCTGTCTATCCGCAAATGCATAGTTCAGCTATGGAAGATCTTTTAGGAGCAAAACTAGATGGGTTATCGCCGGCGCTTTTAAAAACTTTTAATATTAGTGTAAATGGTCAAGCAAGTTTTTTAGTTGCTGCAGGTTTCTTTGCCTATTATTTTCAGTATATGTTTTTAGCTGCATCGATTTACGCAATGATGCTAGGCAGCCAGGCATTGATCAAAGAAGAGACGGATGGCACTATTGAATTTTTATATGCCCAACCTGTGACACGTAGAGAAATTGTGACGAGTAAAGTTGGAGTGAACCTACTCATTTTGGCTATCTTTTGGTTGTGCTCATTTGGTGTATCGCTAGGCTCAACCTTGCTATACCGTCAATCAACCGATTCGGTCGCAACGATAACCAAAGAAATCAGTAAAATTTTCATGCAAGAAAGTTTGATTTTACTGTTTTTCTTAGCGTTAGGCTTTTTTGTCTCAACCTTTTTAAAATCAAGCAAACAAAGCACCAGTGTTTCTTTAGGGATTGTGTTTGGGTTTTATTTGATCGGGATTTTTTCTGATTTGAATGACTCTTTTAGTTGGGCGAAAACAATTTCTCCAACCCATATGGGTATCCCAAGTAATTTATTAGATAAAGGCTTATCTAGAGGTAATGTATTATTGTTGAGTGTGTTGATTCTGTTATTCCTAGGAGGAACTTACATGGTTTACCAACGGAAGGATCTGAAAGTCTAG
- a CDS encoding NAD(P)H-hydrate dehydratase, giving the protein MQELSQKNLSAAIRYRPKNSHKGTFGRAVLIGGNEMYGGAIMMSAEACVKAGCGLTSVVTAEKNHTALHARLPEAMVLDWTLINGLTDLLDTADVILIGPGLGLTSHSQQLLAFVLQQQKPEQWLVIDGSAITLFAQHHYALKYPKQVVFTPHQMEWERLSGLKIDNQTVVQNQAVQRQLGATVILKSHRTEIYTTNAQFKNPLGTPAMATGGMGDTLAGMIAGFLAQFDDKEAAICAAVYLHSLIGETLGTEHYVVLPTEISQNLPYYMKQFENTQNKAEEK; this is encoded by the coding sequence ATGCAGGAACTCTCACAAAAAAATTTGAGTGCGGCGATCCGTTATCGGCCGAAAAATTCTCACAAAGGAACCTTTGGACGAGCGGTATTGATCGGTGGAAATGAAATGTATGGCGGAGCCATCATGATGAGTGCAGAAGCATGTGTCAAAGCAGGCTGTGGGTTAACCTCCGTCGTTACAGCCGAAAAGAACCATACGGCACTTCATGCTCGTTTGCCTGAGGCGATGGTACTAGATTGGACACTTATAAATGGACTAACAGATTTACTTGATACAGCAGATGTGATTTTGATTGGACCTGGGTTAGGTCTGACTTCTCATAGTCAGCAACTCTTAGCGTTCGTTTTACAGCAGCAAAAACCTGAACAATGGCTCGTGATCGACGGATCTGCCATTACTTTATTTGCTCAACATCATTACGCGTTGAAGTATCCAAAACAAGTCGTATTCACGCCCCATCAAATGGAATGGGAGCGGCTAAGTGGGCTTAAAATAGACAACCAAACCGTTGTACAAAATCAAGCTGTACAAAGACAATTAGGTGCCACAGTGATCTTAAAGAGCCATCGAACAGAAATCTATACGACCAATGCTCAATTCAAAAACCCACTAGGAACGCCTGCAATGGCAACTGGCGGAATGGGGGATACTTTGGCTGGAATGATTGCTGGCTTTCTCGCCCAATTTGATGATAAAGAGGCAGCCATTTGCGCGGCAGTTTATCTCCATAGTTTGATTGGAGAGACGTTAGGAACAGAACATTACGTGGTCTTACCCACCGAAATCAGTCAGAATTTACCCTATTATATGAAACAGTTTGAAAACACACAGAATAAAGCAGAAGAAAAATGA
- the pepV gene encoding dipeptidase PepV, producing MTIDWQKEVDARKDALLEDLQNLLRINSERDDSKVTPEAPFGPGPVAGLKHMLAYGERDGFIVKNVDNYAGHIEYGEGDETLGVFGHMDVVPAGDGWDTDPYEPVIKDGKIFARGSSDDKGPSMAAYYALRIIKDLGLPLSKKVRFVVGSDEESGWGDMDYYFKHEEKPDFGFSPDAEFPIINGEKGNVTIRLTFKGGNGVDYQLVSFKSGLRENMVPGTATAIVTAASADDAASLTASFETFIKEEQKISGHAELSDQTVTFHVVGKGAHGASPQSGINAATFLAMFLNNYSFAEGAYSFINTLAEFVHEDFYGEKLGTAFEDEKMGKLTMNAGIVNFDPANPENSLVTLNFRYPKGTSAEELQEKVQKTVGENVMATQGGRNQEPHYVPADDPLVETLLQVYEDHTGQKGHEQIIGGGTYGRLLKRGVAYGSMFPGYTDTMHQANEFMALDDLFRATAIYADAIYRLAK from the coding sequence ATGACAATTGATTGGCAAAAAGAAGTAGACGCACGTAAAGATGCGCTATTAGAAGATTTACAAAACTTATTACGTATCAATAGTGAGCGTGATGACTCAAAAGTAACACCAGAAGCACCATTCGGACCAGGACCTGTTGCTGGCTTAAAACATATGTTAGCTTATGGTGAGCGCGATGGCTTCATTGTAAAAAACGTTGATAACTACGCTGGACACATCGAATATGGTGAAGGGGATGAAACATTAGGGGTTTTCGGACATATGGACGTGGTTCCTGCTGGTGACGGTTGGGATACTGATCCTTATGAGCCTGTGATCAAAGATGGAAAAATCTTTGCCCGTGGTTCAAGTGATGACAAAGGGCCAAGTATGGCGGCTTATTATGCATTACGAATCATCAAAGATTTAGGATTACCTTTGTCTAAAAAAGTTCGTTTTGTCGTAGGTAGTGACGAAGAAAGCGGCTGGGGTGATATGGATTATTACTTCAAACATGAAGAAAAACCTGACTTTGGGTTCTCACCAGATGCAGAATTCCCAATCATCAATGGTGAAAAAGGAAACGTAACGATCCGCTTAACTTTCAAAGGCGGAAACGGCGTGGACTATCAATTAGTTAGCTTTAAATCTGGCTTACGTGAAAATATGGTTCCCGGAACTGCAACGGCAATCGTAACAGCAGCTTCAGCAGATGATGCAGCATCTTTAACAGCGTCATTTGAAACATTTATTAAAGAAGAACAAAAAATTTCAGGACATGCGGAACTTTCAGATCAAACAGTTACCTTCCATGTTGTTGGTAAAGGTGCACATGGTGCTAGTCCACAATCAGGAATTAACGCTGCTACATTCTTAGCAATGTTCTTAAATAATTACAGCTTTGCTGAAGGTGCATATAGCTTCATCAATACATTAGCAGAATTCGTTCACGAAGATTTCTACGGTGAAAAATTAGGAACTGCATTTGAAGATGAAAAAATGGGCAAATTAACAATGAATGCTGGTATTGTTAACTTTGATCCTGCCAACCCAGAAAATAGCTTAGTGACATTAAACTTCCGCTATCCAAAAGGGACATCAGCAGAAGAATTACAAGAAAAAGTACAAAAAACAGTGGGTGAAAATGTAATGGCCACACAAGGTGGACGTAATCAAGAACCACATTACGTACCTGCAGATGATCCATTGGTTGAAACGTTATTACAAGTTTACGAAGATCATACTGGTCAAAAAGGTCATGAACAAATCATCGGTGGTGGAACGTACGGACGTTTACTAAAACGTGGTGTGGCATATGGCTCAATGTTTCCAGGCTATACAGATACAATGCACCAAGCTAATGAGTTTATGGCATTGGATGATTTATTCCGTGCGACAGCTATTTATGCGGATGCGATTTACCGTTTGGCGAAGTAA
- a CDS encoding ABC transporter ATP-binding protein → MINFQKVSKRYNDQLVLEDFDISIEDGEFFVLVGPSGSGKTTTLKMINRLIEPTDGDIYFNDQRLIEYNLKELRLTIGYVLQQIALFPNLTVAENIELIPEMKHWSKAKRRERTEELLRKVSLPPEEYLHRKPAELSGGEQQRIGILRAIAAKPDIILMDEPFSALDPISRGQLQLLIKELHKELASTVVFVTHDMTEALLLGDRICVMKDGKIVQTDTPESIKSHPANEFVAQFFQHEHTNLENYCAEDLVAAGFVEYGQVESETTVTVGTDLPTVIRLLVAGKTVVLVDEDGPIGEITDRTILRFLETKIEGDQ, encoded by the coding sequence ATGATTAATTTTCAAAAGGTTTCCAAAAGGTACAATGATCAATTAGTGTTAGAAGACTTTGATATCTCAATTGAAGACGGTGAATTTTTTGTACTAGTCGGACCAAGTGGGAGTGGAAAAACAACTACGTTAAAAATGATCAATCGGTTGATCGAACCAACGGATGGAGATATCTATTTTAATGATCAAAGACTGATTGAGTACAATTTAAAAGAACTAAGGTTAACTATTGGCTATGTGCTGCAACAAATCGCACTATTTCCCAATCTGACTGTCGCTGAAAACATCGAGTTGATTCCAGAAATGAAACATTGGAGCAAGGCCAAAAGACGGGAAAGAACGGAAGAATTACTAAGAAAAGTAAGCTTACCGCCAGAAGAATACCTTCATCGAAAACCAGCTGAATTATCTGGAGGCGAGCAACAACGGATCGGAATCTTACGAGCGATTGCAGCCAAACCAGATATTATTTTAATGGATGAACCGTTTAGTGCTTTAGATCCGATTTCAAGAGGGCAATTACAATTGTTGATCAAAGAGCTGCATAAGGAATTAGCTAGCACCGTTGTTTTTGTAACCCATGATATGACTGAGGCTCTACTTTTAGGTGATCGAATTTGCGTGATGAAAGACGGTAAAATCGTTCAAACAGATACGCCAGAATCCATCAAAAGTCATCCGGCCAATGAATTTGTGGCGCAGTTCTTTCAACATGAGCATACCAATTTGGAGAATTATTGTGCAGAGGATTTAGTAGCCGCTGGGTTTGTAGAGTATGGACAAGTTGAGAGTGAAACCACTGTGACTGTAGGAACAGATTTACCAACGGTGATTCGTTTACTTGTAGCAGGAAAAACCGTTGTATTAGTCGATGAAGATGGTCCAATCGGTGAAATCACAGATCGAACGATTTTACGCTTTTTAGAGACAAAGATAGAAGGTGATCAATAA